Genomic DNA from Oryza sativa Japonica Group chromosome 5, ASM3414082v1:
TGTGTGAAGGTGTCATTCATGTAGTACAGTACAAAATGGCCTGGCTGACTGTCTCGTCGGATTCTGAATTTCAGGTCAGCAACCATCGATTCAGaattcagagagagagagagagagagagagtgagagaaagACAGCATTTCCATGAATTTTCTAGAGCAAATCATTTTATTTCGATTCCTACTAGCACGTTTTTCAAGCTATTCataaaaaactttctatataaaagttgttttagaatatcaaatatattcactttttaagtttataataattaattatgtgctaatattTCTCTTTTTATGTGTGTCACTTTAATTTTCATCTTTATCATTTTCAAACACCACCTGAATGCATGTGTGACTTCGATGTATTCAAGGGATTGAGGTAAAACTGCACAACAGCAATTGTACACAATCTAAAGATTTAACGGCCAAAACCGATTCACCACATTAAAATCGAAACAATACATTTTCATAGTAAGTTGCTACAGTGTTAGGATGTATCTCAAGTGTCTATTTTGAATCATGTGATGCTAGTGTGGCTGTTTAGCTTGCAGTCACATTAGTTACTACATGCACCTAAACGGGAAGGTAACACGCTGACGCGTGTGTTTCAGTGGTTCTCTTATCTCCTCCTTATCTTAGAGCAAGGTTAATAATACAGTAGCTGCATACTGTATAGATTTTTAGTCTATCTCTCAGCTCATTCATATTGTGGTTAACTCttcactataaatatatggtaCACATGTCTGTCTCACAGATTTTCTTGGTTCCTGTACCTAAGCCGGATGTAAACTTACAACCCgtttctcatctctctcctctcctctcttctcttctctcatcCATCTCAGCATTCAGTTTTCTTACAGCCCACTATTATTCTTGCTCTTACCTTACGAATGATGTTGATGTTGGTGAGAAATTTGGCAAAGCCGTGAATTTCGGCGAAGAAGTACTCAACCTGGCCAGCCAAAGTACAGCATACACGCATAAaagaattttctttttcttttttctctccgATGGTGTCATGGTGATACAGGGCCTTGACTTTCGTGTGTTCCCATGGACTTCCTCTATTATTACTCCACATAGGCCGTAGGAACACCCTATACCGTGACCATCTGAAGTAAAACAATGCCATTTACCCATAAAAAGATAGGAAACCATTGTATCCATTCCTTTCCATATTGTGTGAACTCAAGTCATTTTAATTTGATCCTAAATCAAACTTCTCTAATTCTAATtgagtttaaagaaaaatacaCAATCagctataatattaaattagtacCATTAAATCCACCTTGAAATATGTGTTATAGTTCTCTTATTTGTTATATTCGGAGTATTACAGATGTTGCCGTATTTCTTTTATAGACTCATGGGctgtttggttgctaccctgAGAAGAAGTGGCCTGACCTAAGACTAGCCTGGCACATTTTAAGTGTTGTTTGGTTACCAGCCTGAAGGTTCTTTGCCCTTGCCTGACCTGATGCATGCTGTCTCGTGATTAGCCTGACCTTCAGGCGTAGCAGCGAACGTGTATTATCTTCTTTCATGTAGCACAAAGCCAATGAGCCATCGCTAtttgctgccgccgtcgtcgcgcggAACCCCAGCctccgtcggcgtcgtcgttcGCGCACGACcttgcctcctcctccgccgccatcgtctcTCGAAATCCCAACCTCTGATGCCGTTGTTGTCGCGGACACTCGGAAACCGTCGCTGCCTTCTAATTCGCTCGAAGCCTCGTCTttgccggcgccgtcgtcgtcagatCCGGCACAGTGTCACACGAAGCTACTGCGAGGTCGCCGGCCGGGCCCATCTTCAGCACGAAGCAGCAGCCGTCGCCGGTGTGCCAAAGCGATTTGATGAATGCTTGGATCTGGGGGATTTCTGTCCTTGCGTTCTTTTCTCCTGCTCTCTTTTTAACTTATGCAATTGATCTATCTTATCTAATTATGTGATTGATATGTCTATAAAGAAAGACATATAGTAGatggatttggggattttttttcccttgtgtTCCGCTTGTTTTTCATCCTTAATATATGCAATTAGTTTGTTCATGAATCTGCTAATAGTGTTTCTTTCCTCTCAGGTAGCTGTGCACAACCTGACCAGGCAATGTAATCAACTTTTCTCGTGCCTCTCAGGCATGCAAATTTCTCATGCTAGATGCCCAGGGCacgaaccaaacaagccctcaGTCAAAGTTACGTAAGTTTGCTTACAACaaaactaaaatgacttacagcAATAATGAGTAATTCAACGTGAATATTAggaaatgacctaatatcaaataattagaaggggtgaggcttcgaacccaaGTCATCTAGCCCATCACCTTGTGAAGCTAGTCGGAAGACCCATGAGTGTTTCTACATGACTTTGCTATAGCAGACTCAATTACAATGATCTTTTATAGTACTGCACAGAAACCGGACCGTACTAGAAGTAGAGTGAGAACACTTAAGCAAAGCTCCATAAATTGCTTAAAGATAACATAAGGCTAACATCACCATCCCAAACTTGCAATTGAAGGAGTATATTTTATTCCGCGTATAAAAATTGTTATTTTAGTAGTAGTGATTGAGTCATCTTGTAGCCTACTAGGAGGATGTAGCGATTAGGGGCTGTGAAACTCAGGTTAGGTTGTGGTCAACCTTCAAACTCCGGATTTAGGGAGAAAAAATTGCAGGCCTGAAAACTGAAATGAGTGCCACTTGCAGGCTGGCTAGCTGCTATGAATTGGTCGGTAGTGGTGGTTCGAACGTGGAAGATTCGCGTTAGTACGCAAAGTATCTAAAGTCAGCACTTTGTTGGTTCTAATCTGCATGAGATGAATCTAATCTGGAGTGTATTTTctaagagaaaggaagagagagagaagaggcaaACATGTAAAATACACTAATGTAAATTTCAGACCCAACTTTTGTACAatcttttgttgtttttttttctaattcatACATGGTATATGATCTTTTGTGTGTGGTCCACGAGCAGTGTCTACTAAGATTACTTCGTTTTAATTTGTGTGCCTGATCTTTTGGTTGCTTCGTCCCATTAAAAGTGAGATTAGCATGACTTCAACTCCTTACGCCTCACTTATTTCGGAGCTTCTTTTCCCCACAACACAAGGCCACGGCACAACATTAAGTGACAAGAAGTTCTATGATTTTTGTAGTGTAGAGTTTAACAAGATGGATATCGTTAGAATGCAGTGGCTATGAGCTATGAGACATTGTTAGAATATAGTTTTTTTCACAAGCACTTTTCCTAGTCTCAGTTTTTACATGTAAATCTATTGAAATGTGCATAAATGATCCTGCTAAAATATAAAGCGGTGACATTGAACACCACAGGGCGAAATTTCCCAGCTCCACGCCTGTTAGATTGGCAACCTGACGTTCATTTTCTTATCGGCTAACAATGTGTAATAACTCAAGTGGTTATCTAGTATGTGAGTTGTAATCTATTCTCGCCACTTGTAATTTGTGTTGGCCTCTTAATTATCTCTGAAGAAATCGATTTATTCAGGTGGGCTACTTTGTCCTCCCTTAGAATCTTGCAGCTCcttagggaaaaaaaatttagtttgATAAGTCCTGGATAATACGTTGACAGGACATGGGCTTAACAAGTCTTGCTTTGACATGTTGAAGAGACAGATAGTTGCTCATTTCCTTTTCCACCGGGTTTATAGGTAGTTGAGTTTGGTCACCTGAATTTTGGCTATGGGTGGAAAACTGCAGGGAACTATATAGAGGATAGGTCATGCGCTACAAATTTCTCCTACTACCTTTAAATTCTCATGCTTTTCATGTGTCGCCTAAACGTATGAACTATTGTAGTACTACGTTTCAAAGCGATGCATATTTACCATAGAGCACATATGTTTGACTCCTTGAAAAGGCACTGTAAGGATACGTACAATGGCAGAGTTAGAAAATCTCTTTGAACAATTAAACCCATTATGTTTTGTTTGATTAACCCATGTGAGGAAGAGTCCAAAGGAAATTGAGGAGGATTTAATTTCACACCTCAATAGGTGTGAGATTAATCCCCTTTAATCTTTGAAAGGATTAACCGGAGATTAATCGAACAAGACCATATGATTAACCACCAGTATAGCACTAACAATATGGCAATTCAATTCCATCCTCTACTACCAGTGAACACCCATATGGCTATCCCAGTACATTGAGCATAGGTTATAGTTAGATCATTTTTGATACGGTTCCATATTCAAGATTTCTTACAGCAAATCTATGATCTAGATCTACAATTACATTGGATagataattatatttctatttagatgaaatttattttttaaactgtAAAAACTTCAATGCTCTATTATCAtccatatactcccttcgtcccataatataagagattttggagggatgtgacacTTTATAGGACTACGAATCTACGCAGATTCGTAGTCCTATGAAGTatcacatccctccaaaatcccatatattataggacggagggagtactttactACCGCTTCCAGAATATAATAAGTTTTAGGGTTAAGAAATGAGGTATAATTAAATATGAGAATACTATGATTGGATAAGTGGAGGTAGTGAAGAAATTGAATGATGAATGATTATGATTTGTTAGGAATGATTGGTCAGAAAGAAAATGTTAgtgaaattgttatattttgggataaagggagtaatattttttttacatatatccTCTACACTGTTGTCCTTGTATTGAAAGCTGCTAACACGAGTACACAGCGGAGGATCTCTCAATTGATTGTTCATTGTTTCCTCCTGAATCGTTAGGCAACCGGAATTTTATTTGCGTGCGTCCAATACGCTAACCCAGCAAAGGGACCAGAAAGGAAGGTGATCCCAAAGCTCGAGGTGTTTCTTTGCCTCCTCTTCGGCTGGAAGCAGGCAAACTGGCAAAGGTTTCTGTTTCCTCCAACTCCTAGGAAAACTCAGGGTCCCTGATGATCACCTAATGGCAGGAAAAGTAACCTGAATCTGACACCAGTTTGTCCATTTGTTTCAGCATGCAGCCCCTGTTCAGTTCCCTTTTCTGGTAAACCTTGGATGGCGAGTTTTAAGTTCTTGGTGGTTGTGGCAGGTGATGCACCCAGGAAGTTCTGACAACTGatgctaaggctgtgtttagttccacgctaaaattgaaagtttgaagaaattgaaacgatgtgacgacaaaagttagaagtttgcaTGTTTAGAAAAGTTCAATGCTACAGAAAAGTTGgaggtttgaagaaaaaagttggaatctagaCAAGGCCTAACTTTTCTTCATCAGCAACAGAAGACCTCACCGCGGGAGGCCATAATCTGACCAATCACAAGACAAAGTGAGCCATGCTCTAGCAAAATTAGATGGGTTTCACATCATAAAATGATCAGCTATAGAGTAATTCATTCCATCCAAAATATCAGATGACGAGCACATGAAACTTTTACCAGTTACAGGCATTGAATGTTACATACAGCACAAGGAGAAGGTGAAAATGGGGTAGGAAATGTACAATGTTTTTCTCTTGTACAACATACAGCGTGTTTTGACAGTTTTGGGTTGCCTGTTGCTTCCATGAACCAGGAGTAATCTAATCATAGAGGAGCTGCAGCTACAAGAACACAAAGAGAAAAATTGCTGACTAGCAGCTGCTGATACAACTTGGAAAGCTGACAAGCTAAGGCCGTAAGTTCGACGAAGAGTATCACAGATCACTCCCTAAAAGATGTATGATCATGAGAGCTTCGTCAAAGCAAATAAAATGGCAACCTTTGCGTTGGAGATCAAAACCATAAATATGGAAACTCCTGAGATGCTTTACAGATTGGACAGAACCCCACCATAGCGTTGAGAATTAGTGTACACGGACTTGACTGTTATGCTGATGCAGAATCTAGTGTTATCTACTTCTGTGTTTGTTAGAACTACACTACAGATCAACATCTGGCAATGGCATCTTCCAGTAATTCCAGGAATTGTAGTCTTCCTGCAAGGCATCATCATTGATGATCAGCACAAAAAGGAATTTGCATGTTATGGAGTATGACCATACATGAGTACAACACAATCACACTAGCTGCCCTTGCTCCCAACAGTAACCTGTATGGTTCAGGCAGCATAGAACTGGAGGTGACTATGCGCTAAGGATAAAAACAGTTCTAGTCTTGGATAGTATGAAAGAAGccaaacaagaaaaagaaaaacatgaatGTGCATGTTTTCGGTCTAGCTAATCCCATGAAAAGTATTGCTAGAAGGCAAGAATGACAGCTAACCTGCTCAACAAGAGTGGTTGGAGGGAACATATCATGGACAAGGGTATGTAAGGAGGTATAGGACTTCACGTCGACAGAACTGTTTATGGCTACTTCCCCCTGCACGCACAGGATGACTTTAAAAAAGGCACAATACAAGCATGGCATCACTAACTTTTAACTAGTGTAATGGCCATACCTTTGGGTTGATGATAAAGATTTTCCCTTTTGGAATTCCCATCTTTTTGTAACTAAGCTCATCTGTATCTCTGTTGCCAAATCCAGCATAAAATGGATTGTAATCAGAAGGGAAAAGTGCTTTAATGTCCTGCCAAAGAACAAAAATTAGAATTTCAAGAGCCTGCTGTGATACCAACATGGAGTTTCAGGTCTATGGAAGAATCTAAAATGTGTGTTTCTAAGATTGTCACCTACCCGTTAAAAAAGAATTGAGACTAACAACTTTTCTTAATTCTTGCAAAGTTATAGTTTATTTCTGAAGGATATGAGCTATGATGCCATACAAGAACTACAACGGAGCCAGCTAATAAGAAAACTTCGGTGgcgttcttttctcctgaagatgaagatgaagattaagttttttatgcaaaacaaggtgatattaacatatgattgattgagttttaattattacaaacttaaaaaatagattaatatgatattttagagcaactttcatatagaaagttttcgcatgaaacacaccgtttagcagtatgaaaagcatgccacgaaaatcttaatcttcatccaacccttgttggagaaaagaacaggacCGAAGGAGGAATGTGGATAAGGGAGAGTTTATTAGGGACTTGTTGGATTTAGTTCGCTAAGGAATTGAAACCAAAAGGCACATACCACCCTCGTAGTTCTTATTCTAACAAATAAAATTAGTTTGTTTTACTGGCAGATAACATTTCATAGTATCATAGGACATTGAGTATTGAAACCGATCCTCATAAGACAACTGCCTAAAGAAAATTACCTCCAGACATGCAATCTTAAACTCATGTGGTGCTCTTCGTATAACTGAGAAGAACAAAGGAAACATTAGAACATGGTAAACAAATTTTATTACAGTACATAAAGTAACAGTATTGTTGATCATTGTTAGCTACTTTTCTTTGTTGAACCTGAGCCTGAATTATACAGACCATCCTAGTAGTTCAGTGAAGGCTAATCATTATTCAGCAAGTCATAATAGAAGAATATGGATATGTAAATATTGGAGAGATGATGTTACCTTCCCGGTACAATGACGGAAATAAACCATCAGGTGAAATCACAACAGGTCCATTAGGCAATACCTTCCCATCCTGCAAAGTTGCCAAGGGATAACCAAGTTTATATACATACCAACAATATAGAATTAAAAATTACTATCAGTTCTAGTGAAGATATGATTAAATCACTAAAGATGAAAATGGTAGGTAACACATTCAACGGACAGATGCTATATTTTACCTGTTTTAGGTTGAATAGAAAGTTTTTGGTCAGGTATGCCTGAACTATAGCTCTAGCACTGAGGAATAATAGTTGATATCCATTTTCCTGATTGGGAGAATaaaagaacatcagaaacccatATTTGCAAAACTGGGTAGAATATCCTCCTAAAATAAAGAGAaacaaaaactaaaataaattctgaagcACACCTTTATTGCAGAAAAAAGACGAGCAACACCAGACTGACTCCAATCTCGTCCAACTAAAGGCATGACCTGGCCCAACACATCAGACCTGATATGGAACATTAATTACTCAAATTCAGCCATTATgaaaataaacagaaaaaggaacaTGTATAACAGTTGTATTCTGTGAAGAAAATAATGTGGTAGCCCCTAAAATTTGTAGGACTGACTTATCTGTACCATGTCCAGGATACCATTGCCAATTGACATTTTCAGGCAGACAGAATAGAAGATATAACCAAGAAATTAAGGACCACATGAAGTGTTTTTTGCAAGTCCACTTAAAGGGAGAATCATTGGACtaaaattactatatttgttaGACAAAGTAGGATCTCGCTTATTATCACTCACCAAATGAAGGTAAATTTTAGTACGAATTTTTATTATgcattaaaaaaagatatacaTGACATTCTCGCCCAGAACATCATTTTAGATTTGCATAGTCCCACTACAATGCGAATCGACTGATCTTTGTCAGCTGTTCAAGCACTGGAAGAATGAGGAAACAAGAATATCCATTGATTGAATACTAAAAATATATAGCAACTGCCTGCAGAAGGATAGCCACCGTACCATATAATGCAGGATACACAAAATAATAAATGAATTAAAGccctccccccaaaaaaaaaaaaaaaaaagcatcaccTAATAGCAGGAGACTGTCATAAAGAAGCAAAGTTTCTCGTATTGTCATGACTCATGAATCTACAGTTAGTAAATTATTTCAACATGACAATCGTCAGAAGTAGATACTAAAATTTCACAAGTCATGCAGCTTTGTTCTTCCAATATCCTGCTGTTTTACAAACAATTTCCTTCTTAGATTGAGTGCAGCATGATACAAAGACCAAAGTaccacaaaaaaataataattgtaaACAGAAACAAACAAACTTATATTAACATGGTATAGAGATTATCCTTTGTTTGAACCAATAGGGCATTAAACCAACTCAAAGAAGTGAGCAAACAAATTGTTAAACAAAGGATGTCTCAGACAACATCTAATTTTAAGTTGTTGTGTATATACTTAACAGAATATTGCTTGCCTGCAAGGTTTATGCTAGTTTTCCACAAAGTGTAGTTTAGGGCTTGTTTTCTAGCTTTTGCCAATCCAAACCTTACAAATATATTGCTAATGGCAAGATTTGGCaagccaaatttttttttggtaaactGTGGTTGTTGGTTTGTCGCCAAACTTTGGTAGTGTATGAGCTCATTGTTCTCTTGCCAAAGTTTTTTGGCTCCAAATGGACATTTATTTCTAGCctccttagttttttttttcttttgtgcatGGCAAGTTTGGGCAGCAAACAGAACAAGTCCTTAACTTACAGTTTGGTGTGACAGTCTGACAGATAACTAGCTGAATTGTTAATTAAACAAGACTGAGCATCTAAACATACTAAGTTGAACTTTACCTTGTAATGGTTCCATCCACATCAGAAATGACAATTTTAGCATTCCATTTCCACAAGTAAATATGTGCCTCAACCttagtaaaaaaagaaagaaaaatcaatttacagatctccaaaataaaatattattattaagaAATAGGGGCACAGACCTGTTGCTTTCCAAGAACTCTGGTGGAGAAGCTAAAAGTTACAATGTTTTGGCCCTCCTTCAGGTTTAGTGATGCCACCTGTTCACTAGTGGGAATTAATGTTCGCACAAATTGCTTTCTTGGTGACTGATTTATATTATTCTCTGGAGTTTGCTCATCCATTGGACTCAAGACAGTTTCTGTGTCAAGAAAAATGTCCTCGGATGAATCACTGTTACTGCGCTGAAGGGATCTTGATATCCTGAATGGTATGTTCCAAAGCCTCCATCTCCTGCTTGAGGGAGACAGCCCAAGAGAATCTCTTGAAGTAGGTGTTTCTTGGTGTTCAACCGGAATAGCATCAATATGTTCTGTGCAGAAGTTCGGACCAAAGACAGCTTTCCCAAGAATAATATGAGAAATTTTACTCCATAAGAAATACTGACTATCAAATTTGACAACAAGGTTTACATTTTTCATAATTGATGATCCTGATAACTTGAAATCTTCCTCAAGAACAAGATGTTGTTGGAAAACTTCTTCAGCTGATGCTTGGCCCATTCCTGGCCGTAGCATGTGCCCACAAAGAGAAATTTCGAACCCTGCCAGCATATTAAAGATAAACAATGAAACTTCaaaccaaaaaaaggaaaagaatagCCTGAAGACCTGACATGTGCTTACCCAAGCCCTTTTGTAATTTGGGATGCTCTTCTTTATTTAGTTCCTCTTCAGCTGCTGAGTTCTCTGGAATGCTACCTAATTTGTCTTTGTCACTGGTTCCAATGGTTGAATGTAAACCATCAGGCCTATTCGCCTCATTTTCAGAAGAGGCTGTCTCCTTGGTCTTGCCATGAGAACCTCCTACAATGGACATATCAGATACCTTGCGACAGTGGGCAGAACTATCTTCACCTTCTGTTTTATTATCCTCCTCTAGATACTGTAATGGATCATTTCGATCACAGTGGGTAGTTTTACTTATATCTTCCTCCAGATCTATGTCAACAACAGAACGATTACTCAGACTAAATTCAAAACCCTGCTGATGATCAAATTCAGGAGAAAATGGTTCAGTTCCCGAATCTCCGTCATCTATTTGTGATGAGAGGTCTAAGCAACTTTTAAAAGTATCATATTTACCAAA
This window encodes:
- the LOC4339026 gene encoding phosphatidate phosphatase PAH1; its protein translation is MNVVGRVGSLISQGVYSVATPFHPFGGAVDIIAVEQPDGSYRSTPWYVRFGKFQGVLKGAEKVVTITVNGVDASFHMQLDNSGQAYFMRELVPGSENSGTSSEEEEASCEPEPPARSKSDGDLYIGAKGRPGSPESNVECQEKQAIEEFDSYGYSRMEVAEDSAKQPDGSNSEMVLVSVDGHVLTAPISSTEENVEDVQLSEPQFHLGPGESSSGDFSRSGEVWEAGIVGDLYMPQEKVKFDSGNQQEALEELGDVPIETDKSHHVPVTGDEVLHTSVYEDVTSALTNEVESLVVPELGNNDEDYQALINVDEVHDISENKNEGCRPPSSQYEVCDVSKTDDEGYQPLATEELGDVPIETDRSHHVPVTGDEVLHTSVYEDVPSALTNEVESLVVLESGNNDEDYQALINVDEVHDISENKNEGCRPPSSQDEVCDVSKTDDEGYRPLATEDEARDVSKNNDEGYQPLATENEACDVPLLENDEACRVPANVDKVCDVSNEDTELEIASPSFGKYDTFKSCLDLSSQIDDGDSGTEPFSPEFDHQQGFEFSLSNRSVVDIDLEEDISKTTHCDRNDPLQYLEEDNKTEGEDSSAHCRKVSDMSIVGGSHGKTKETASSENEANRPDGLHSTIGTSDKDKLGSIPENSAAEEELNKEEHPKLQKGLGFEISLCGHMLRPGMGQASAEEVFQQHLVLEEDFKLSGSSIMKNVNLVVKFDSQYFLWSKISHIILGKAVFGPNFCTEHIDAIPVEHQETPTSRDSLGLSPSSRRWRLWNIPFRISRSLQRSNSDSSEDIFLDTETVLSPMDEQTPENNINQSPRKQFVRTLIPTSEQVASLNLKEGQNIVTFSFSTRVLGKQQVEAHIYLWKWNAKIVISDVDGTITRSDVLGQVMPLVGRDWSQSGVARLFSAIKENGYQLLFLSARAIVQAYLTKNFLFNLKQDGKVLPNGPVVISPDGLFPSLYREVIRRAPHEFKIACLEDIKALFPSDYNPFYAGFGNRDTDELSYKKMGIPKGKIFIINPKGEVAINSSVDVKSYTSLHTLVHDMFPPTTLVEQEDYNSWNYWKMPLPDVDL